One window of the Populus nigra chromosome 4, ddPopNigr1.1, whole genome shotgun sequence genome contains the following:
- the LOC133692256 gene encoding dihydroflavonol 4-reductase-like, with amino-acid sequence MGTEAETVCVTGASGFIGSWLIMRLLEKGYAVRATVRDPDNMKKVKHLLELPKASTHLTLWKADLSVEGSYDEAIQGCTGVFHVATPMDFESKDPENEVIKPTINGVLDIMRACANSKTVRKIVFTSSAGTVDVEEKRKPVYDESCWSDLDFVQSIKMTGWMYFVSKTLAEQAAWNFAKENNLDFISIIPTLVVGPFIMQSMPPSLLTALSLITGNEAHYGILKQGHYVHLDDLCMSHIFLYENPKAEGRYICNSDDANIHDLAKLLREKYPEYNVPAKFKDIDENLACVAFSSKKLTDLGFEFKYSLEDMFAGAVETCREKGLIPLSHKKQVVEECKENEVVPAS; translated from the exons ATGGGAACAGAAGCTGAAACAGTGTGTGTGACAGGTGCATCAGGCTTCATCGGATCATGGCTAATTATGCGACTACTAGAGAAAGGTTATGCTGTCCGAGCCACCGTCCGAGACCCTG ATAACATGAAGAAGGTGAAGCATTTGCTGGAATTGCCAAAGGCATCAACCCACTTGACTTTATGGAAAGCTGACCTTTCTGTAGAGGGGAGTTATGATGAAGCAATTCAAGGGTGCACAGGAGTGTTCCATGTTGCCACTCCCATGGATTTTGAGTCCAAGGACCCCGAG AACGAGGTGATCAAGCCAACAATCAACGGAGTACTGGACATCATGAGAGCATGTGCCAATTCAAAAACAGTTAGAAAGATAGTATTCACGTCATCTGCAGGAACTGTGGATgttgaagaaaagagaaaaccaGTGTACGATGAAAGCTGCTGGAGTGATTTGGACTTTGTTCAGAGTATAAAAATGACTGGATGG ATGTATTTCGTGTCCAAGACTTTAGCAGAGCAAGCTGCATGGAACTTTGCTAAAGAGAATAACCTGGATTTTATCAGCATCATACCAACTCTTGTTGTTGGCCCATTTATCATGCAATCAATGCCACCAAGTCTCCTGACAGCACTTTCACTGATCACTG GAAATGAAGCTCATTATGGGATTTTAAAGCAGGGACATTATGTGCACTTGGATGACCTCTGCATGTCTCACATCTTTTTGTATGAGAATCCAAAAGCAGAGGGCCGCTACATCTGCAACTCGGATGATGCTAACATTCACGATCTTGCTAAATTACTCCGAGAAAAATACCCAGAATACAATGTCCCTGCTAA GTTCAAAGATATTGATGAGAATTTGGCGTGTGTTGCTTTCTCATCCAAAAAGCTGACGGACTTGGGTTTTGAGTTCAAATACAGCTTGGAGGACATGTTCGCAGGTGCTGTGGAAACATGCAGAGAAAAGGGACTAATTCCCCTTTCTCATAAGAAACAAGTCGTCGAGGAATGCAAAGAAAATGAAGTGGTCCCTGCGTCCTGA